Below is a genomic region from Enterobacter hormaechei subsp. xiangfangensis.
TAATCCCGATGATGTTATATGGCGAAATGCGCGACTGGCAACCCTGGCGACAGGCGAGGCGGAACCCTACGGCCTGAGAGAACAACATGCCCTCGTTGTGCGCGGCCAGACGATTCTGGCCATTATTCCTGAATCCGAGATCCCCTCCGGGCATTGTCAGTGTGTCGATCTCGACGGGCGTCTGGTTACTCCCGGCCTGATCGATTGCCACACCCACCTGGTGTTCGGCGGCGATCGTGCAGCGGAATGGGAGCAACGGCTTAACGGCGTGTCATATCAGACCATTAGCGCGCAGGGCGGCGGAATTAACGCCACGGTCACGGCCACCCGCAACAGTTCGCCGGAAACGCTCCTGACGGTGGCGCAGCAGCGACTCCAGCGGCTGATGAATGAAGGCGTAACGACCGTTGAAATCAAATCAGGATACGGTCTGAATGCCGAAGCCGAAGAGAAAATGCTGCTGGTTGCCCGCCAGCTCAGCCTGAATAATCTGGTCGATATCAGCCCGACGCTGCTGGCCGCGCATGCCGTTCCTGCCGAGTACCGACAGGATCCGGATGCCTATCTGGCGCTGGTCTGTGAGCAGATCATGCCCACGCTGTGGCAAAAAGAGTTATTTGAAGCGGTGGACGTGTTTTGTGAAAACGTCGGCTTTACCCCGGCGCAAACCGAGCGCCTGTTCCGGGCCGCCGCCGCGCTCGGGATCCCGGTAAAAGGGCATGTAGAACAACTGTCGAATCTTGGCGGCGCGGCGCTGGTCAGCCAGTATAAAGGGCTGTCGGCCGATCATATTGAGTTTCTCGATGATGCAGGTATTCAGGCGATGGCGCAAAGCGGCACGGTGGCGGTATTGCTCCCCGGCGCGTTCTATTTTCTTCAGGAGCGCCAGCGTCCACCGGTGGCGCAGCTCAGAGAGCAGGGTGTGCCGATAGCGGTGGCTACCGACTACAACCCGGGCACCAGTCCGTTTGCCAGCCTGCATCTGGCAATGAACATGGCCTGCGTCCAGTTTGGCCTCACGCCGGAAGAGGCCTGGGCTGGCGTGACGCGGCATGCGGCGCAGGCGCTAGGACGTGCTGCGACGCACGGGCAGTTAAAGCCCGGTTATGTGGCTGATTTCGTCGTCTGGGAGGCGAATCATCCGGTTGAGATGGTTTACGAGCCGGGGCGGAATCCTTTGCATCAACGCGTGTTTCGGGGGCAGGTAGCATGAAACTGTGGCATCCCGTCTCCCCGCAGGTCTGGCAGGGGCGTGACGACAGCGCCGAGTCCAGCAACGCGAAACGTCTCTTCCAGACCATACAGCAGCGCGAACACTTTTCTCCCGTGCCGTCAGGCATTGCCCTGCTGGGCTTTGAATGTGATGAAGGGGTTAAGCGTAACCAGGGCAGGCCCGGTGCTGCACAGGCGCCCGATGTGTTGCGCGGCGCGCTGGCAAATATGGCGAGCCATCAGGGGCATGCGCGCCTCGTGGATATGGGTTCTGTTTATGTTGAAGGCCACGCGCTGGAGGCGGCACAGCAGGCGCTGAGCGAGGCCATAACCGCGTGCCAGCAATCCGGGATGCGTACTCTGGTTTTCGGCGGTGGACATGAAACCGCCTGGGCGCACGGGCGCGGCGTGCTGGACGCCTTTCCGAACGATCGCATTGCGGTGATCAACCTGGATGCGCACCTCGATTTACGCAAGGCTGAACGGGCAACGTCCGGCACGCCGTTCCGCCAGCTGGCGCACTACTGCGCGTCTCAGTCTCGGGTGTTTCACTACGCCTGCCTGGGGGTAAGCCGTGCGGCGAATACTCAGGCGCTGTGGGAGGAAGCTGAGCGGTTGAACGTGACGCTGGTTGAAGATCTCGATTTTCGCCGGGATGCGCTATCCGCGCTGGATAGCGTGCTTACGCAGGCAGACCGGGTTTATCTCACCGTTGACCTCGATGTGCTGCCTGCCGCAGAAATGCCCGCCGTGTCCGCCCCTGCGGCGTTGGGGATCCCGGCGCTGGATCTGTTCCCGGTGATTGAGCGTATCTGCCGAAGCGGTAAACTACAGGCGGCGGATCTGGTGGAATTTAATCCGCACTACGATCGGGACGGTCAGGGGGCGAAGCTTGCCGCCCGACTGGCCTGGCAAATTGCTCACTGGTGGGCATAACAACATTCAAGGAGTCATGATGTTTTCACGCTCGCCCCTGCCGCAGCCGAGTCCTCCCGCGCCTTTTTACGAAAAGGTGAAGCAGGCGATCAGCGAAAAAATCGCCGCCGGCGTCTGGCGCCCGCACGACCGCATTCCGTCCGAGGCCGAGCTGGTGGCGCAGTTTGGCTTT
It encodes:
- the hutI gene encoding imidazolonepropionase yields the protein MQQLNPDDVIWRNARLATLATGEAEPYGLREQHALVVRGQTILAIIPESEIPSGHCQCVDLDGRLVTPGLIDCHTHLVFGGDRAAEWEQRLNGVSYQTISAQGGGINATVTATRNSSPETLLTVAQQRLQRLMNEGVTTVEIKSGYGLNAEAEEKMLLVARQLSLNNLVDISPTLLAAHAVPAEYRQDPDAYLALVCEQIMPTLWQKELFEAVDVFCENVGFTPAQTERLFRAAAALGIPVKGHVEQLSNLGGAALVSQYKGLSADHIEFLDDAGIQAMAQSGTVAVLLPGAFYFLQERQRPPVAQLREQGVPIAVATDYNPGTSPFASLHLAMNMACVQFGLTPEEAWAGVTRHAAQALGRAATHGQLKPGYVADFVVWEANHPVEMVYEPGRNPLHQRVFRGQVA
- the hutG gene encoding formimidoylglutamase, with the translated sequence MKLWHPVSPQVWQGRDDSAESSNAKRLFQTIQQREHFSPVPSGIALLGFECDEGVKRNQGRPGAAQAPDVLRGALANMASHQGHARLVDMGSVYVEGHALEAAQQALSEAITACQQSGMRTLVFGGGHETAWAHGRGVLDAFPNDRIAVINLDAHLDLRKAERATSGTPFRQLAHYCASQSRVFHYACLGVSRAANTQALWEEAERLNVTLVEDLDFRRDALSALDSVLTQADRVYLTVDLDVLPAAEMPAVSAPAALGIPALDLFPVIERICRSGKLQAADLVEFNPHYDRDGQGAKLAARLAWQIAHWWA